The proteins below are encoded in one region of Penicillium psychrofluorescens genome assembly, chromosome: 4:
- a CDS encoding uncharacterized protein (ID:PFLUO_006123-T1.cds;~source:funannotate), with product MSATVDTITDSVAATTIDDAPATNGAAAAAADAAAASADEGRRLYIGNLAYATTEEELKEFFKDYTIETTSIPVNPRTNRPVGYAFVDLATAAEATAAIEGLSGKEILQRKVSVQLARKPESAEAKEGATSGGEGASGNEGRKRTGGRGRGRGRARGRGGRGARGQAGQEGQEGTDGAVDVSAETAEGDAAGTEGAKKEGKPRVARPQKQRGPPEDGIPSKTKVMVANLPYDLTEDKLKEIFAEYSPVSAKVALRPIPRFMIKKLQARNERRKTRGFGFVNLSSEALQEKCVAEMNGKDIDGRVIAVKVAIDSPGKEDDVNEAADKYEEANAPADESTTPAVAPVEA from the exons ATGTCTGCGACCGTCGATACCATCACTGACAGCGTGGCTGCCACCACCATCGATGACGCCCCCGCCACCAACGgcgcggctgctgcggctgctgatgCTGCAGCTGCCAGCGCGGATGAGGGCCGTCGTCTGTACATCGGAAACCTCGCTTATGCgaccaccgaggaggagctcaaggagTTCTTCAAGGACTATACCAT CGAGACCACCTCGATCCCGGTGAACCCCCGCACCAACCGCCCCGTTGGCTACGCATTTGTGGACCTCgccacggcggcggaggcTACTGCTGCCATCGAGGGACTCTCCGGTAAGGAGATCCTCCAGCGCAAGGTGTCGGTTCAGCTGGCCCGCAAACCCGAGTCAGCTGAGGCCAAGGAGGGGGCTACCAGCGGTGGTGAGGGCGCCAGCGGTAATGAGGGTCGCAAGCGCAccggtggccgaggccgcggtcgtggccgtgctcgtggccgtggcggccgtggcgCTCGTGGCCAAGCT GGTCAGGAAGGTCAGGAAGGCACTGACGGCGCTGTTGACGTCTCTGCTGAGACCGCAGAGGGCGATGCTGCTGGCACGGAAGGAGCCAAAAAGGAGGGCAAGCCCCGCGTGGCGCGTCCCCAGAAGCAGCGTGGTCCTCCCGAGGATGGTATCCCGTCCAAGACCAAGGTCATGGTTGCTAACCTGCCCTACGACCTGACTGAGGACAAG CTCAaggagatcttcgccgaATACTCGCCCGTGTCGGCCAAGGTTGCCCTGCGCCCCATCCCGCGCTTCATGATCAAGAAGCTGCAGGCCCGCAACGAGCGCCGTAAGACTCGTGGCTTCGGTTTCGTCAACCTTTCCTCCGAGGCGCTGCAGGAGAAGTGCGTGGCTGAGATGAACGGCAAGGATATCGACGGCCGTGTGATTGCCGTCAAGGTGGCCATTGATAGCCCCGGCAAGGAGGACGATGTCAACGAGGCGGCTGACAAGTACGAGGAAGCCAACGCGCCGGCTGACGAGAGCACTACTCCTGCCGTCGCGCCTGTCGAGGCTTAA
- a CDS encoding uncharacterized protein (ID:PFLUO_006120-T1.cds;~source:funannotate) encodes MEDHSSAISLSPLTPRSAVISEVESDVSSEDETLGHSGSQLPPGVAAVHHEEHEELPPYSRAHPNQLAGRRGEHSTTLRRSVLALFLTVIYAALALYSWVILVRLSFRPIHNRSWQPYTIDTEYSPCYDLQPMSYAVDARFYRSAQIIQSIVSVLTLPMIAAVCASAAVVFVQNQKDGMSMSMRHVMALADNRWMDLSLVNDIIHVGWKRCGSALLILGVFLHFIGAIVYPIQSIFLTSRPIHVPSSCSQSYTGGDIGVLSSTSSESDGVDSAVGGMDVVMVRSALESANSNKVFPQLWQRKAGQQFNTFNSFADMTDPFYSEVPTGFNTGVLRQFAPRVNSSTTYSSIKAAQWPANCDHTDNAFFASYSSVFSGDASWAITACMPADVNQSPWSSTRDRQEFTETLYLNISVPQAVEYDSTPAGGALFEINVTTTAGYFELPNYMNDGMPGPLLESDPTTNLCGTDCIAQDTEVYAKKRMRRSSTATGNTTFSPSNGFTTVNKGPLLTTAYAMFGPGSFIETFPADFSVIENNIPSSDVGGYTSYDVNACIALAPAMNLFSTPVDALGDNSDSCISISFIEPSEYSGNAYQLIETWILAISSNQQQIPNAFTSAAFLSNKNLIESMEPSWVINQDLGSEMEIPDISLGGIIAVSVLMGLYLLPLLALAFYASRYPRWTRRLDSFAMLRLGASMGEEVFPMFVAYDKNAIKELDEVPGVVRDIGLSSGNAVISAGRIGLGGGKPLQKRRKYQCFEGDNQTWNTAERVQIQRSANA; translated from the coding sequence ATGGAAGACCACAGCAGTGCCATCTCTCTGTCGCCGCTTACTCCTCGGAGCGCGGTGATTTCAGAAGTTGAGTCCGATGTCAGCTCTGAAGATGAAACGTTAGGACATTCCGGTTCCCAGCTGCCCCCCGGTGTTGCTGCTGTACATCACGAAGAGCACGAGGAACTTCCACCGTACTCACGCGCTCACCCGAATCAACTTGCGGGCAGGAGAGGTGAACACAGTACCACACTTCGTCGCTCGGTCCTTGCGCTGTTTCTCACAGTCATCTACGCGGCGCTGGCGCTATACTCCTGGGTTATACTTGTTCGCCTCTCGTTCCGTCCGATCCACAACCGCTCATGGCAACCATACACGATTGACACCGAATATTCTCCGTGCTATGATTTGCAGCCAATGAGTTACGCGGTGGATGCTCGGTTCTATCGCTCTGCGCAGATTATCCAGAGCATCGTTAGCGTGCTTACGCTTCCGATGATTGCGGCCGTGTGCGCTAGTGCCGCGGTTGTCTTTGTGCAGAACCAAAAGGACGGGATGAGCATGAGCATGCGCCATGTTATGGCCCTGGCCGATAATCGGTGGATGGATCTCTCTCTGGTCAATGATATAATCCATGTTGGCTGGAAGCGATGTGGCAGCGCCCTATTGATCCTGGGtgtcttcctccatttcaTCGGCGCAATTGTCTACCCCATCCAGTCTATTTTCTTGACAAGCAGGCCTATTCATGTCCCTTCCTCCTGCAGCCAGTCGTACACAGGGGGTGATATTGGCGTTCTTTCTTCTACCTCGTCAGAATCCGATGGAGTCGACTCGGCCGTGGGCGGCATGGATGTGGTTATGGTCCGCAGTGCTCTCGAATCGGCCAATTCCAATAAAGTCTTTCCCCAGCTATGGCAGAGGAAAGCCGGACAGCAGTTCAACACCTTCAACAGCTTTGCAGATATGACCGACCCTTTCTACTCCGAGGTGCCTACGGGTTTCAACACGGGAGTATTACGCCAGTTTGCCCCACGAGTCAACTCCAGCACCACATACAGCAGTATCAAAGCGGCCCAGTGGCCAGCCAATTGTGACCATACTGACAACGCCTTCTTCGCTAGCTACTCATCCGTTTTCAGCGGAGATGCCAGCTGGGCAATCACCGCCTGTATGCCGGCGGATGTCAACCAATCCCCCTGGAGCTCAACCCGAGATCGTCAAGAGTTTACTGAGACCTTGTATCTGAACATATCTGTTCCTCAAGCGGTTGAATACGACAGTACGCCCGCTGGAGGTGCATTGTTTGAAATCAATGTCACTACGACAGCAGGGTATTTTGAGTTGCCCAATTACATGAACGACGGAATGCCTGGCCCATTGCTTGAGAGTGATCCCACGACTAATCTCTGCGGCACGGATTGCATTGCACAAGACACTGAGGTGTATGCGAAAAAGCGTATGCGCCGCTCCAGCACCGCCACTGGCAACACCACCTTCTCTCCAAGTAATGGGTTCACAACGGTAAACAAAGGCCCGCTGCTGACGACTGCATATGCCATGTTTGGCCCGGGTTCATTTATTGAGACTTTTCCTGCGGATTTCAGCGTCATCGAGAATAACATCCCGAGCAGCGACGTTGGCGGCTATACCTCTTACGACGTCAACGCTTGCATCGCACTCGCACCTGCCATGAACCTTTTCAGCACTCCTGTAGATGCTCTGGGCGATAATTCCGACAGTTGCATTTCCATCAGCTTCATTGAACCTAGCGAATACAGTGGCAACGCCTATCAACTGATTGAGACCTGGATTCTCGCTATATCATCGAACCAACAGCAAATACCCAATGCCTTCACGTCCGCTGCCTTCCTCTCCAACAAAAATCTCATTGAGTCCATGGAACCCTCGTGGGTTATCAATCAGGATCTCGGGTCCGAGATGGAAATCCCGGACAtcagcctcggcggcatcaTCGCGGTCTCCGTGCTCATGGGCCTGTACCTCCTTCCGCTACTGGCGTTAGCGTTCTACGCGAGCCGATATCCGCGCTGGACGCGCCGACTTGATTCGTTTGCCATGCTGCGGCTCGGCGCGTCGATGGGCGAAGAAGTCTTCCCGATGTTCGTTGCGTACGACAAAAacgccatcaaggagctTGATGAGGTCCCCGGAGTGGTTCGCGACATTGGTCTTTCTTCAGGGAACGCGGTCATCTCCGCTGGAAGAATTGGccttggaggaggaaaaCCGCTGCAGAAAAGGCGGAAGTATCAGTGCTTTGAAGGAGATAATCAAACTTGGAATACGGCGGAGCGTGTCCAAATACAGCGGAGTGCTAATGCATAG
- a CDS encoding uncharacterized protein (ID:PFLUO_006122-T1.cds;~source:funannotate), whose protein sequence is MSRMWEVDPETKTKASPKFGTFICLNCAGTHRGLGVHISFVRSITMDAFKHAEIQRMELGGNEPWKSFYDNHPVTVSEGRTFEDSTIKERYEGDAGEEWKERLSCKVEGREYVPGQEKKNAAASRSSTPLSAAGSGAGMAARSGSPATSLGRSDSQRGGPATKKEQNETYFAKLGSENATRPDSLPPSQGGKFTGFGGGLPPPAASERRPSPFGGLGGGNQAFDDLQKDPMGTLTKGFGWFASTIGKGAKTVNDSYLQPTAKQLAESEFAAQARTQAASWGQNLQAGAKGAADQFNRFVEGEEDGRAANRRSRVEPERRDFWDDFSSLASEQQQASGHQRSGSRSGTIGTAAMRKGPVPTSSLSNSSTAGDAAVPSGAGGIEGAEGAAAASTGKGKEDWDENW, encoded by the exons ATGTCTCGCATGTGGGAGGTTGATCCggagacgaagacgaag GCTTCCCCCAAATTCGGAACGTTTATCTGCCTCAACTGCGCTGGCACCCACCGCGGGCTGGGCGTGCACATTTCATTCGTGCGCTCAATTACCATGGACGCCTTCAAGCACGCCGAAATCCAACGCATGGAACTCGGAGGCAATGAGCCCTGGAAGTCCTTTTACGATAACCATCCCGTCACCGTATCCGAGGGCCGCACATTCGAGGACTCGACGATCAAGGAACGATACGAGGGTGATGCCGGAGAGGAGTGGAAAGAGCGGTTATCTTGCAAAGTGGAGGGCCGTGAGTACGTGCCCggccaggagaagaagaacgcTGCCGCCTCGCGGTCTAGCACGCCATTGAGCGCTGCGGGCTCGGGTGCTGGGATGGCCGCCCGATCAGGGTCGCCTGCTACTTCCTTGGGGCGATCTGATAGCCAGCGCGGTGGACCAGCGACTAAGAAAGAGCAGAACGAGACATACTTTGCGAAGCTGGGGTCTGAGAACGCTACCCGGCCTGATTCACTTCCGCCGTCACAAGGAGGAAAATTCACCGGGTTCGGGGGTGGGTTGCCTCCACCTGCTGCAAGTGAGCGTCGGCCATCACCTTttggaggacttggaggcGGGAACCAAGCCTTTGATGATCTCCAAAAAGACCCCATGGGCACACTGACCAAGGGTTTTGGATGGTTTGCCTCGACAATCGGCAAGGGCGCGAAGACGGTGAACGATTCGTACTTGCAGCCCACGGCGAAACAG CTCGCAGAATCCGAATTTGCTGCTCAGGCTCGCACGCAAGCCGCCAGCTGGGGTCAAAACCTGCAAGCCGGTGCTAAAGGTGCCGCAGACCAGTTCAATCGGTTCgtcgaaggagaagaagatggccgtgCTGCCAATCGCCGTTCTCGCGTCGAGCCCGAGCGCAGGGACTTCTGGGACGATTTCTCGTCGTTGGCTTCGGAACAACAACAAGCCTCGGGGCATCAACGCAGCGGCTCGCGGTCTGGTACTATCGGCACCGCGGCCATGCGAAAGGGACCCGTGCCAACATCGTCGCTGTCCAACTCTTCCACTGCAGGTGATGCCGCGGTCCCgtctggtgctggcggaATAGAGGGCGCGGagggtgctgctgctgcgtctACGGGTAAGGGGAAGGAGGACTGGGATGAGAACTGGTAG
- a CDS encoding uncharacterized protein (ID:PFLUO_006121-T1.cds;~source:funannotate): protein MDSISAATQSSTLKVDLAWSKFKALISDANDPQSKPLYIVGFQMIRSPHLTFKSGESDTTVGTGTLHAIGISPDYELHGFKDTIKAQKRFKTAYTHQSHAYSVTDSPVTMTWSSNCGLKTWDFVCMDENQIAVAKFSANMWAVKKAGQIEFLGPKANDPAVRDEIVVTGVTLFYCMWLRANNVFNLVGSIFLRPDHDTKELASKEELASS from the coding sequence ATGGACTCTATCTCAGCTGCCACCCAGTCCTCCACCTTGAAGGTGGACTTGGCCTGGTCCAAATTCAAAGCCCTGATCAGCGACGCCAACGACCCTCAATCGAAACCTCTCTACATCGTCGGCTTCCAAATGATCCGCTCGCCCCATCTGACCTTCAAGTCCGGGGAATCCGACACAACCGTCGGAACCGGCACCCTGCACGCAATCGGCATAAGCCCCGATTACGAACTACACGGGTTCAAGGACACGATCAAGGCCCAGAAGCGGTTTAAAACGGCTTACACGCACCAATCGCACGCATACTCGGTCACAGACTCCCCGGTTACCATGACATGGTCCAGTAACTGCGGGCTCAAAACATGGGACTTTGTCTGCATGGACGAGAACCAAATCGCCGTGGCGAAGTTCTCGGCTAATATGTGGGCGGTTAAAAAAGCGGGGCAGATCGAGTTCCTTGGCCCCAAGGCCAATGACCCTGCTGTGCGGGATGAGATTGTTGTCACCGGTGTTACTCTGTTCTATTGCATGTGGCTACGGGCGAACAATGTGTTCAACCTTGTTGGCTCGATTTTCCTTCGCCCGGATCATGATACGAAAGAGTTGGCTTCTAAAGAGGAGCTCGCCAGTTCATAG
- a CDS encoding uncharacterized protein (ID:PFLUO_006124-T1.cds;~source:funannotate), which yields MDHIEPVEDSTSQEGQAGAHPAPPESSASRPPLATLRPRAPSTRARRPSIRLSRLSSYSSLDTVNAQHLAQPEQAAAPEVSRQPSARSNVPTDDEDDGWQGRRRSNSEPRPGRWSSPPPDVLTRMSTPMRMLPLTEESSLQSPVATTPTGLPVEEQETDTLQPPPPAIPRPENNRGILRRTSQAALNRFSRNRASTVTGAPPTLARENSQRMSEYGPHVVDVLDVIDPEVSALSTLTNVQNSLFVPNLGGFINRMPTYTISRPPPSSDEEQGTTADETETSEDAKKERPGLEQLRPFTSMSSVVSGPRFAVLPEGHDLDGWTKEDFAELNDHVRHMLHSRRSKFRRSMKGFGQYVRKPLGFLVTLYATLITLFGLAWVLFLIGWINVGGKEDYLINIIDNILVGLFAIMGDGLAPFRAVDTYHMIFIAHYTHLTWKIRRKRSLPDLKNKNDLPAQRETEVDVEFGDTPKEDEYEFSVLDQRQQLRLIHHQNKFSRSHTFYKPHETVTHHAFPLRMLVAIVVILDCHSILQIALGACTWSMEPPKHRPFALTTVILCCSITCNITGGVLIMLGDRRSRKKDVVERLFRQQLTEEAMKKMEKRKVKEEERRSTQLERIQPYDGT from the exons ATGGATCACATCGAGCCCGTTGAGGATTCGACTTCCCAGGAGGGCCAGGCCGGAGCACACCCGGCCCCTCCTGAATCCTCTGCATCGCGTCCACCGCTCGCCACACTACGTCCGCGAGCCCCCTCAACCCGCGCGCGTCGCCCGAGTATTCGCCTCTCCCGCCTATCCTCCTATTCGTCCCTGGATACCGTCAACGCCCAACATCTGGCCCAACCCGAGCAAGCGGCAGCGCCGGAAGTCAGCCGGCAACCATCTGCCCGGTCCAATGTGCCCAcagacgacgaggacgatggatGGCAGGGCCGTCGGCGCAGCAACTCGGAGCCACGGCCAGGACGATGGTCGTCGCCTCCCCCGGATGTGCTCACGCGGATGTCGACTCCTATGCGAATGCTGCCCTTGACCGAAGAATCATCGCTCCAGAGTCCGGTTGCAACTACCCCTACAGGACTACccgtcgaggagcaggaaaCTGATACTCTGCAACCGCCTCCGCCCGCTATCCCACGGCCGGAGAACAATCGAGGTATTCTGCGCCGCACCAGTCAAGCGGCTCTGAATCGGTTTTCACGGAACCGGGCGTCAACTGTGACCGGAGCGCCGCCAACACTAGCCCGAGAGAATTCTCAACGGATGAGCGAGTATGGACCTCATGTGGTTGATGTACTGGACGTGATTG ATCCGGAGGTGTCGGCTCTGTCCACCCTCACCAATGTGCAGAATTCTCTATTCGTGCCGAACTTGGGTGGTTTTATCAATCGCATGCCCACCTATACTATTTCGCGACCTCCACCCTCCTCCGACGAAGAGCAGGGAACTACCGCGGATGAAACTGAGACCTCGGAAGATGCCAAGAAAGAACGGCCGGGTCTGGAGCAGTTGCGCCCCTTCACGAGTATGTCCTCGGTGGTGTCGGGTCCCCGGTTTGCTGTGCTCCCTGAAGGACACGATCTGGACGGGTGGACGAAGGAGGATTTCGCCGAACTGAACGATCATGTCCGGCACATGCTTCACTCTCGCCGATCCAAGTTCAGGCGATCCATGAAGGGGTTCGGTCAATATGTGCGCAAAC CACTGGGATTTCTTGTGACTCTCTACGCGACCCTCATCACCCTGTTTGGTCTTGCGTGGGTGCTTTTCTTGATCG GCTGGATCAACGTTGGCGGTAAAGAGGATTATctcatcaacatcatcgaTAACATCTTAGTCGGTCTGTTTGCCATCATGGGTGACGGACTAGCTCCCTTTCGAGCCGTGGATACATACCACATGATATTCATCGCCCATTACACGCACCTGACATGGAAGATCCGTCGCAAGCGGAGCCTCCCAGACCTGAAGAACAAAAATGACCTCCCAGCGCAGCGAGAGACGGAAGTCGATGTCGAATTCGGCGACACCCCCAAGGAAGACGAATATGAGTTCTCGGTGCTTGACCAGCGCCAACAGCTGCGATTGATCCACCACCAGAACAAATTCTCCAGATCGCACACCTTCTACAAGCCCCACGAGACAGTGACACACCACGCGTTCCCGCTGCGAATGCTCGTCGCTATCGTCGTCATCCTGGACTGCCACTCAATTCTTCAGATTGCTCTCGGCGCGTGCACGTGGAGCATGGAACCGCCCAAACACCGACCCTTCGCCCTGACCACCGTCATCCTCTGCTGTTCTATCACCTGTAACATAACAGGTGGCGTGCTGATCATGCTCGGTGACCGACGATCtcggaagaaggatgtcgtCGAGCGCCTCTTCCGCCAGCAACTGACCGAGGAAGCCATGAAAAAGatggagaagcggaaggtcaaggaggaagagcgcCGCAGTACTCAGCTCGAGCGCATACAACCGTATGACGGGACGTAA